From Pungitius pungitius chromosome 9, fPunPun2.1, whole genome shotgun sequence, one genomic window encodes:
- the LOC119218029 gene encoding uncharacterized protein LOC119218029 — protein MSPCVIVTVLTAFSVYNAAVGDQQLVCPESIQAPEGAEVTLRCSSELPLEGVSVEVRRDDLPRKNNIVHLYRDGRDDFDNQMTGYRNRTTLDHEDLTSGTITLGIFSVHKSDSGRFTVFIPKLDICCVINVTVEAKDPKSLDSITTVPPKSEDPVAEKEKKKKTDVWRILGPLLAVPCVGAVVAAFLLRRHLIEICKNTRGRRPNNNEPVTMETGQKERGEEAKEASIELMVEHDEEVH, from the exons ATGTCGCCATGTGTGATCGTGACGGTTCTAACGGCGTTTAGTGTTTATAACGCTGCTGTCG GAGACCAACAGCTCGTTTGTCCAGAGTCGATCCAGGCACCTGAGGGTGCAGAGGTCACGCTCAGATGTTCCTCTGAACTCCCCCTGGAAGGGGTCTCtgtggaggtgaggagagatGACCTCCCCAGGAAAAACAACATCGTCCACCTTTACAGAGACGGAAGAGATGATTTTGACAACCAGATGACTGGGTACAGAAACAGAACCACTCTGGACCATGAAGACCTGACCTCAGGAACCATCACCCTGGGGATCTTCTCGGTCCACAAGTCAGACAGTGGACGTTTCACAGTCTTTATCCCAAAGCTGGACATCTGTTGTGTCATCAACGTCACTGTCG AAGCTAAAGACCCAAAGAGTCTTGACTCCATTACAACTGTCCCTCCAAAGTCAGAAGATCCTg TTgctgagaaggagaagaagaagaagacggacgTCTGGAGGATTCTTGGTCCTCTTCTTGCTGTCCCTTGTGttggtgctgttgttgctgcttttcttctgaGGAGACACCTGATCG AGATTTGTAAGAACACCAGAGGAAGGAGACCAAACAACAATGAACCAGTAACCATGGAGACCGGACAGAAGGAGCGGGGAGAAGAAGCCAAAGAAGCTTCCATCGAGTTGATGGTCGAGCACGACGAGGAGGTTCATTAA